The Ornithinimicrobium sufpigmenti genome includes the window GCCGACCGGCCAGGTCTGCAGCACCTCGTAGCGGGGAGTGCCACGGGGACCCTGTCCCAGGTGCGACCGGATGAGGCACACCTCGTCCGCGGTCCACGCGTCGGTATGCAGCGTGTCCAGGGCCTGCACCAGGTGGCCGGCGGGCCCGGGGCGGCCGGCGACCCGGGCGACGGTGACATGCGGGCTGAACCGCGTGCCGTCCACACGGGCGCCCGCCCTGCTGGCCAGGGCGCGCGTCGCCGCGGCCCAGGCGCGAAGGCCCGACTGCCCCCGCTCGTCCGACTCCTCCAACTTCTCCGACTCCGCAGGCCCCGTCGCTTCCCCAGAGTTCTCGGACTCCCCAGACTTCTCGGACTCCTCAGGCTCCGTCGGCTCCTCCCGGACGGCCGCCCACAGCACCCTGGCGGCGCCGGGGTCCGGGAAGGCGCCGGCCCCCGCCAGGCGCAGGGTCAGCGGGGTGGCGCGGGCGGCCCACCGCATACCCTCCTCCTCCAGCGACTCCTCGCGCCACTCGTCCAGCTCTGGCAGGAAAGCCAGGGTGAGATGGAAGTGCTCCGGACGCGTCCAGCGCCAGCGGGGGTAGGTGTCGGCGGCCGCGAGGGCGTCGCGACGCGGCTCCAGGAAGCTGGTCAGCTGGTCGATCACCTCGGGTGGGGGCAGGACGGCCACGAAAGCGCGCATACTTCTAGTGTCGCGCCGAGCCACGCCCAGTGCCGACCCGGCGTCGATGCCAACCCACGCCCAGTGCCGACCCGGCCTCGACGGGTACGTCCGCGTCGAGGGTGCCTCCGCGTCGAGGAGCACGTCGCCCAAGGGGCTCGGGCGCTCGCATCCGCCGGCCGGAGCGCCCAGGCGGGTGTGCGAGGCTGGAGCGGTGAGTACCCCGACCGGAGCCCGCCAGCCTGCCAACGACTCCAGGGCCGCCTCGATCGCCTGGGCCGTGGCCGCGATCGTCGTGGCGCTGGTCATCGCCTTCATCGCCTGGCTGGCGATGGGGGACGGCGGGTCCGACACCGCCGGCGACGCCCCCGCCGCGACGCAGGAGGCGCAGCCGGAGCAGAGCGAAGACCAGGCTGGCGCGGCGGGCGACCCGGCCCAGGGCCAGGGCCAGGAGGGCGCCGACGCCGGTGACCCGGCGCAGCCACCCGCGCAGGCTCCGGCCCCCGACGCGGTGGAGCAGACCCCGCCGCCGGAGATCGAGGAGTTCATGCTGGGGCTGCAGCGCCGGGACGCCGACGACCCGATGGCGGTCGGGGCCGTCGACGCGCCGGTGGTGATGATCGAGTACGCCGACTACCGCTGCCCGTACTGCGCCCAGTTCGCCACGCAGACGCGCCCCGACCTGGACCCGCTGGTCGAGGAGGGGACGCTGCGCATCGAGTTCCGTGACCTCGTCCTCTTCGAGGAGGCCTCGCAGCTGGCGGCGGTCGCAGCCCGCGCCGCGGCCGAGCAGGACCACCTGCACGACTACCAGACGGCCCTGTTCGCGCTCTCCGCCGAGGGCCAGGCGGAGTACGGCCGCGACGACGTCATCGCGCTCGCGGAGGAGGTCGGCGTGCCCGACCTGGAGGCCTTCGAGACCGCGCTGGACGACCCCGAGATCCTGGCCGCGGTGCAGGCCGACACCGCCGAGGCGCGCTCCATCGGCGTCACCTCCACCCCGACCTTCCTCATCAACACCCAGGTCGTGCAGGGTGCCTACCCGATCCAGCACTTCGAGCAGGTCATCGCGGCCGAGGCCGAG containing:
- a CDS encoding 2'-5' RNA ligase family protein, which encodes MRAFVAVLPPPEVIDQLTSFLEPRRDALAAADTYPRWRWTRPEHFHLTLAFLPELDEWREESLEEEGMRWAARATPLTLRLAGAGAFPDPGAARVLWAAVREEPTEPEESEKSGESENSGEATGPAESEKLEESDERGQSGLRAWAAATRALASRAGARVDGTRFSPHVTVARVAGRPGPAGHLVQALDTLHTDAWTADEVCLIRSHLGQGPRGTPRYEVLQTWPVGH
- a CDS encoding DsbA family protein, coding for MSTPTGARQPANDSRAASIAWAVAAIVVALVIAFIAWLAMGDGGSDTAGDAPAATQEAQPEQSEDQAGAAGDPAQGQGQEGADAGDPAQPPAQAPAPDAVEQTPPPEIEEFMLGLQRRDADDPMAVGAVDAPVVMIEYADYRCPYCAQFATQTRPDLDPLVEEGTLRIEFRDLVLFEEASQLAAVAARAAAEQDHLHDYQTALFALSAEGQAEYGRDDVIALAEEVGVPDLEAFETALDDPEILAAVQADTAEARSIGVTSTPTFLINTQVVQGAYPIQHFEQVIAAEAERAAQSTQ